The DNA segment tgcgtgatcgtgtagtcagtgactatgcgatgaggcatgctaactacacgatcgtttagtgcacgtgtcttttattaaacgatgaggatcaaatgctcccactcgacCATTTACTCATCACAGGCGATAAATAACTGTGAATCGCGCAAACtaacgctacgcgatagagcaaacactttaccccaGCGTTTagtattagctaaacgatctttagtaaatactacatgatcacttagaaagatctacatgatcgttttaccttaggctacacaaTACGACCAACTCTTAGCCTTTTTCCTCGCtaagaaccgcatctccatgctttgaaacttcaccATGAACGACTGgaaaaactcaaacactttgaattacagactcaattgcttgttaattatgcccaaaaaacctaggggcccttacaaattaacacttcgtaatcaaaagaaagcttttaaacagaggcaattaacctATAAATATTCATCAATGCCATctacaaacacatttaacacttaaatgcaaATGTAGAAAATTCACCAcgactataaaagaagttcgaaacagaagtgaaatttggaatatgagaacaacctggctctgataccaattgaatgaaatcagacatgaggatttccatgagcagcggaatgatcgttccaaattctattcgTATTTGAATATACACAATTACAACAGAAGAAAGAaaacttacaggtcatgcacaatacgaaattacagcatgcttaacaatgaaatcaagggaaagaatatacatacctttgaagactcatgcttcaaactccctcgatcatgaacgttcgatcagtctccaagatagcaacacacgaacgctcaaacacaGTGACCGCAACACAACAAGATCAATCAGTAAACACGAACTCAacaatctccaagatcacgaaccaTACAAACGgtctccaaaacctcgaactcagtcgagttAAATGAGGACACCAcaacaatggctaccttggtattctcggtgtgagaatccagaagtgtgggctttgtatggacttagttagaggaagagaccgaagaaataacaatcgtatagacaatTGAGTGAATAGAAGATGACagtagtctatcgtatagacgaatgctcaatcgtttagaagaaggtaaactatcgtatagcaaattccccccaatcgtttagctacgaccagctgagtaactatcgtatagtgtcactccatgatcgtttagtctctcttttagctatcgtttagtgaatccaattcacttaACAACGATCCATGAGTTTTTCTGAGAATGGCAACTCtacaaaatttaggaaaacctttttctttttatctcacggttaccataaaaccaccaataaccttctactcaattggttattagagaaaaagagataactatccaataattaatattactataaatatatatgataaccaacataccatattatatttataacttatagttttaatatttcatctcatgtaacatataaactatagctctttttctattttatggtatttaatgtaaatctcatttacattaatcttccacttgatgtatccatacatcacaccgatcatataatcgaattttcttttgtcaatttgaacatttcaaatcaacaccaagaccTGATTTTTAACTTGAATCCaatgagctactaaggggaccttatgaacctgtagcgtgaagcttcaacggtacgtgaataactgactaaactctttagtcatgagatccaccatccgttaaatgccaagcactccattaaagactgacagctgcactctccttactacagatatattttgtgtccataacaataaatcaacagtgcgataacccttcacggattgctcgtaagtacaactaggccaatgaccgttatgcccctgtagttacatctagctccttaagtaccattgatctctctaatgaacataagtcatagtcctactatgactgagttctctcttccaaagagaagttgtggccactatgttcaagacttggaatcaactcttaaaagatcaatctatctacttacccctgctttggggaaggagtgaatttcatcttgtgtaactgagttcccagctcctaaatcaaacAAATACCCAAagaggtaggcatgttgagttggcaatctggctattctcacccatactaatcaaaggaccgctgtCAAAGGCAGgtgtttccaaaacactcaggattgaggtcgtgtcacctatggttgtttaggagagatgtaagtctcaagtatcaacggcattatataaagatactagtcatctcgtagtccgatcttatacaaactctttgtataggacacccctgcttgcatgtctccacatgaatgatcaggatctaccatctgtagtagttcacaatacttgtaaacctctagaAAGTaggccgtatctgtagtgtcactaggatcaggtatccctctttaatccttatactacagacccttttaagttatcacttaaggcatgatccacttgtatatcttatatacatgcttaaatttacatacaataaccatggagctttgtttattggatatgagtaaatgccaaataaaataactcttattttattcataataatgtgtatagtttataaactacgagaccctgggagaattaggacaccaatcctaacactAAGACACCTcgagaggttgaggaaataaaATAGATTCCCCAGGCTTCAATTGTTGGAAGcctcatgtatgcaatgttatgtactagacctgacattttctATATAGTAAAGATTGTCAGttgatatcagtccaatccaagattagatcaatGGACAACGGTTAAAACGATTCTCAAGTATTTTTGGAGAATGAgaaactatatgctcgtgtatggagataaggatttgatccttacaagattcacagactttgactttcagactgatatagATTATCGAAAATCGACaccagggtcagtgttcactttaaatggaggggttgtagttggcgaagcatcaagcaaggatgcatcacggactccactatggaagtcgaatacgtaaCGGCTTGTGGAGtagctaaagaggttgtttggctaagggacctgtctcttatacacatctagatgtgtataagagacaggagttgtagtctggcgaagcatcaagcaaagatgcatcacggactccactatggaagccgaatacgtaaccgcttgtgaagctgctaaagaggctgtttggcttaggaagttccttacagatttagaagttgttccaaatatgtctttaccgatcactctatattgtgataatagtagtgctgtggcaaattctaaggaacgtcggagtcaccgaagaggcaagcatattgaatggaagtatcatttgatcatgGAGATTGTGCATTGCAGTGAAATGATAATCACAAAGACtgcatcggagcacaatgttgctgattcgtttacaaagactctcacggctaaggtgttcaaaggtcatctggagagtctgggtctacgagacatgcggcaccttgtctagggcaagtaggagatgatattgagtatagagtatgccctagtttattgtatattgtactattTTTATGTACTGTACATTAgcctcccgaggcattaggacaagtgggaaattgttgggattggtgttttaattctcccggtggtctcgtagtttgtaaacattttgtacacacattgtcattaataaaataaatgttattttatttgcatttactcatatccaataaactaagatccgtggttattttatgtaacttatgcatgtatgtgagacatacaagtggatcatgacttaagtaataacctaaatggtctgtaatataaggataaaggagggatacattatcctggtggcactacggatatgacccactttgtagatatttacaagtgttgtaaagtgctacaaatggtctgatcttgatcattcatgtggagacatgcgagcggcggtgtcctatacaaagagtttgtataagaccagaccacgaaatgattagtctctttatataacgtcgtcgATAAtttagacttacatttcactaaaatgaccataggtgacatgaccttaatcctaagtgtgtTGGGaattcctacctatgagggcagtccttttaattagtatgagtgagagtggccagattgccaactcaacaagcctacctttttttagattcgtctaattgaagagctgggaacttagctacacaagatggaatttacttatTCTCCgaagcatgggtaagtagataaattgctcacttaaaggctaattccgggtcttgaacatagtggccacaccttctctttgcaagagagaactcagtcatagtaggactatgacattgtttattaaaggaatcagtggtacttaaggagttagatataactacaggggcaaaatggtaaattggcccagttgtacttatgagtgatttgtgaagggttatcgcactattgattggccatatgaacatagaaatatatctgtagtcagaagagtgcagttgtcggtctttagtggagtacctgacagttaatggatagtgAATCTCGTGACTAAAAAGCTTAGTCAGTTactcacgtatcgttggagcgtcaagctacaggtccatgaggttcccttggtGGGTTTAAGTTAAGAAcaagattttgggttagtttaaagtgttcaaattaacaagagaaaattcaattatatgtgatataattagtgtgatatattatatacattaattggagaaattaatataaatatgatttatattaagtaccataaaatagaaaaagaactatggtttatatgtttcatatgatgaaatattaaaattataggttataaatataatatgataagttggttatcatatttattNattaaaattataggttataaatataatatgataagttggttatcatatttatttataatatattaattatatgataattaattctttttctgtaATGACCGATTTGAGTGGGACgttattgaaagttttatggtaactgtgagataaaaggaaaattattttccaaaattagaagTTGATTCACTCGAAAGAATCTCAGGGAataggctatcaagtaaaaagagtttttactaagcgatagttgTTGAGAGTCTAAAGATCGAgctaagagttgactatacgatagttactcttTTGAttattgctacacgatcgagtagcaaagcctatacgataggcttcatcttctaaacgatcaagtacatCGTTTATAAGATAGACAgtgttcttatctcccacttactcgattgtaTACCTCatgtcttcctcaatccaagatcatacagagcccataactcctggattctcacaccgagaataccaaggtaatacTTGTGGTAATGTTCCTATTTGTTCGTGAAtggagttggactcgattgggttcgaggtgcATTCGGACGTTCGAGGAGGTCTTGTTctgttcgttgtgttcgagtgCTGCTTTGGATGCATTGGAGATTAATCGAGGgattgttcttcaaaggtggtATCCCTTGTATCCtcttgtagcatgctgtaatttctattgatgcataatctgttcgttTCCGATTATactgtaattgttgtgttcattctttttggaatttagaacgatccacttccattgctcatggagatctctatttagatttccttcaatatgCTATGGTGTGTATTAGACTTGATATATGCAGTCAGTTTAATGAGTCATTTCTTATCCAATCCAGGTACGACTCAATGGAAAGGAGTGAAATGGATCTTCAGGTACTTGCAGGGCACCTCGAAATTGAGTTTGTGTTATGGAGGTGGCAAACCTATACTTGAAGGCTATACTGATACGACATGATAGGTGATCTTGATAACAGAATGTCTACCTCAGGTTACGTGTTTACATTTTCAGGGGGACCTATCTCATGGCAATCTAAGCTACAAAAATGCGTAGCATTGGTCAAAATTGAGGCAAAGTATATTGCAGCAGTGGAGACAAGCAATAGAATTTTATGGCTTAAAAAGTTCCTTCAAGAGTTAGGTTTAACTCAAAATgaatatgtaatattttatgGTAGTCAGTGCTATGGATTGGAGCAAGAATTCAATGTGTCATGCTCATATCAAACACATTGACATCATATATCTTTGATTacaagatgtaattgaagagaagagaatgaatttgaaaaaaattcacCGACAAGAAAAGTGCAAATATGTTGACTAAGTTAGTTCCTAAAAGAAAGGTTGAGTATTGTAGTAAACTCTTCAGGATGAGGTTCAAGTGATCATGGTTATGATTGTGTCTTCCCTGTGTTGAGGAGATTATTGTGGGTATCCAGCCCACTTGTTGCACGagcaaaaaattattttcttttaaacttgtGTTATGTAAGCCCAAAATGTTGGGTACATGTTTAGCCCAATTGCGGCTAATTTTTGGGTTAGCTCATCTTGAAAGCCCTAGGTTTTCCTTTATGTGATATGGGTATGATCTAAGGAGAAAGAGAgtgaaaaaatacaaaaaaatggagagaaacAGAAGGACACATTGACATTGGGTCTTgttttgaatggttggatcATCGTTTGTAGCTAGTTTGTTTGTAATCATTGTTGAACAGTATCTCTAAAACTAGGTGTTTTTCAGTCCTTTTATCGGTCAAGTGTTGATCTCCTATATGTGAAAGTATCAGTGGGTAGTGAATCTTTGTATGATCGATTTGGGttctttttctctcatattttcataataaaaaaagttgACAAGGTGGACTCATTACAAGTCTCGTGATTTTTACCCTTCACATCAAAGTGGTTTTCAAGTATAAATCGTgtgtgttatttatttttagtcttttaaaattttatggttTATCGCTGTCCATTATTAGTTGATTGTTTGGTGATAACTTGGTGATTTATTTGTGGTGTACGGGTGTTATTTGTTTTTAGTCTTCCAAAATTTTGGGTCCTATCAAGTTATTGCTAATTGATACTCATATTGGCTATATTCCAAAAatgtttaattcaaaaatacCACTGTTGAAGTCAGTTTCCAATTAAatcagaaaagaaaatattcaaaCTAACAAAATCGGAAAGATAACAAGAGATCGCTCCCAAATCTGGcaacttgaaaattttgaagaagccaTTGCCTTCCTCGCTGGACCGGACCAAATGATTGTTTTATAAGTGAAGTAATCTGAGTTTCTTTAATTCACTATTAAGAAATAATCGACTTCTTTTGGcatctttttatatatttttagattggGAAGTTTTCTGAAAGCAACAATTTAACAGTTGTTCAACTGAATTgatttaactttcaattttattattaattaaatcatgtacTATGTAATCTGTGATAAAATTCATATCAtgaaaaatattgttaaaattGAATGGTATTCCTTACCTATGTAGTTgataaattgtttttttaacgAATTATAGGTGGAAAACCCCTTCGATGTAAGAGTAAAAACTATGGGACTCCTCAACCCTTGTCAACTCCTAAAATTGAGGGGGAAAAAACCAAAATCAGTCCTACAAAGGTTCACTATCTACCaatactttcatacataaaaAGATGAACACTTGAGATAGGATGAAAATCATCTAGTTTTACAGATTCTATTCGACAGCGATTACAAGCAAACCAAAGCTCCAAACAATGATTGAATCGTTCAAAACAAGATGCGTCCTGAACAAGATAACTAAATTTTAGCACGATTCAATGGTTCAAACTTTGGAAATCAACAACATCCGAACAACTGtctttctctttgattttctaGTTTTTTCACTCTTCTTCTCTTAGGCCATCCCcatatcacataaaagaaaatttagggCTTTCAAAATGAACCAATATGAAAAATTAACTCCAATTGGACTCACAAAacacaagtttaaaataaaattttgcttgTGCAACAAGTGAGCTGGACATCCAtaacacaaatatatttataagctATAGATTATTgcatgataataaaaaaaaaaaaacaaaaatgaaaccTAATTTTGATGGAACTTTTTGTAGTACGCCATTGATGGATTGTTGTTCGAGTAATTTGATAGACTGACTTAAGAAATTGGGtcaaaatattatttgaccTGGTTTTTCGAAATAAGTTTTTACAACTCTTTAAAATTCTCTcttccatcttcttcctctagACCTCTTCCTAGTATTTCATCTCTGATAACGACATGGCAACCGTTGCAACGAGTGGAATTGTTtctacaatttttcttttccatatgCCAACTGAACTAATTACAGAGGGGAAGATAGAGAAAGTGGGAAAAAAGAGagttaaaaaatgagaaaaaaaaaagagagcaTAATTGAGAAAGTAAGCTTGAACGAGAGAAAATAATTCGAAAAAGTCGgttaaattctatttttccaaatatttGTAGACTATCTGTACAAATTTCCCTCTGTGTTCGGCCATTACTTAATGGGCTCCTCCCAATTGACCGAACTCAAGGAGATCCAAAACAATCTTCATTTGGGCTTTTAAGTGATGATCAGCCCAGGCCCAAATTTACATCTTAGGCCCACAAAGAAATTTTATATTCCACATTGTAATTTTATATCAGAAGGGAGAAGAATTAACATGATAACGCACTCCATTTGTGCAGTTTCTCTGCCCAGTTGCTCTTCTTCTCGTTCGATTCCGTTCCACCAAACGCATCTCCCAAGAAAGAATACATCTTTTGCTTCCATTTCCCTTATCAGAAATTGTTCTCAGTTCAATGATTTATGCGTACACTCTTTTACACCAACTCCAGCAACCAGTTGCGGCAAAAACCACAACCCCAACAACGCCGAGCCCGATCCGAGTCGAAACCAGAGGCTTTTTCAGCAGTTCTACTTGTCTTTCAACTCCAACAACGTCCCTGATAAAAACCCATCAACTAACAATCAGAAAGATCTGGGTCAAGAGGATCAGAACAGGGGCGTTAAAAAATCCAAGGGACTTTTCACAAACATGTGGTGGGTGAACCTGAAATCAGCAATAGGCCAGAGACTAAACATAGAAGGTATTGTTTCTTCTGCAGCTGTTATTACTAAGGACCGGCATTTGGCGCTTCCACATGTCGTTGTGCCTGATGTGAGGTACATTGATTGGGTTGAACTGCACAGGAGGGGATTCAAGGGCGTTGTATTTGATAAGGACAATACAATTACAGCTCCTTACTGTTTGACAATTTGGGCACCTCTTAAATCCTCACTTGAACAGTGTAAATCTGTCTTTGGCCACAATGTAGCGGTGTTCAGTAACTCTGCTGGTAATATAGACTAAATTCATTAGCAATGTGCTTACTTTAACAACATTAATAGtttgttttctatttctttcaatGTGAATATTTACCTTGACTTAATCTGGTGCTATAGGGCTTTGTGAGTATGATCATGATGGTTCAAAAGCTAAAGCGCTCGAGGGGTCGATTGGAATTAAAGTTATAAGGCATAGTGAGTTTGAATTTTCCATCCTTAGTCCTACTTCTGTAACATATGCCTGCTCATGAAGAAATTTATAGCTGTTGCTGTAGACTAAAAAGCTTAGTGTGTAAACGCCATATTGCAAAACCACCAACTTTTAGCAGTAGAGAATTTGGACTTCGAGTTTTTGTCATCTCTTTCCATTTTATGGATGATAATTTGATATATCGTGCCAAAAATCTTTTGGTTTCTAAATAATGAACTAATGTTAGGGTCAATGCTAATAATGAATTCCACGATAAATATAGGCTATTGTATTACTTTTAATGCGTGTGGAAGGTTTTTGCTTTCTTTCTGCATAGTACATATAAAACATTGGTATGTATTTTGACCTAGGGGTGAAGAAACCTGCCGGTACAGCTGAAGAAATCGAGAAACACTTTGGTTTTACTTCTTCACAACTTATTATGGTAAGGATCAGCTGAACTGCTTGAATGCTTTGGTCTCTTGggttatttatataatttaaaagtgAAAATCCATCTTTTCTCAGGTTGGTGATCGACCAttcactgatatggttttcggGAATCGTAATggttttttaactattttaactGAACCCTTGAGTGTTTCTGGGGAGACATTTGTTGTTAGGCAGGTTTGGTTTTCCTTCTCTATTTTTTCCTTATATTTTATTCAGTCTATGTACGCAATAAATGGATTGTATTGGTTGAAAGTCATACTTAATCTTTTTAGTACCTCAATTAAGTTTCTTTAATTGTTACTGTGTTATCATTGACACTCAAAAGTTGCTCTAAGAAGGTCATAAGCCAAGGTGGGATTGAAAATGGGGTGCTCAAGCGAAAGGGCTGTGGAAATATTGTCCCAACCTTTGATACCTACGTGTGTACTAGTAGTTTACACTGCATGGTCTGGGTCAGTTTAGGGATATTTTGTGGACTAACATGAAAATTCGGGTTGTTTAGTTCACCTACCCAAATAAACTGCATGCAACACTCAACACTACCCCTATGTTTTGGGATTGAGATGAGTTAGGTTATGGGGTTGGTGTAGAGATGTGGGACATTTGTTAACAATTTATGTTCCTTTATAGTTTTCGTcctttactatatatatatatatatatatatttcaaattattaGTTCTTGAGCCTTTCTAAGTAGTAAGCTAAAGTGTGTTGAAACCTAGCATCAGTAGTTTTGGCGATAGAGCCTTTGTATGTAGTAAATGTAAAGTGTGTTGTTTGGGAAGAGGCGCTTCTTGTGGCTCGGTGTGTGTGCTGATATGTTATGGAATATTGGGGGGAGAGAAATAATATAGTGTTTAGGGGTGTGGAAAGGGATCCGAGTAAAAGAGTAAAAGTTGACCCAGATTGATACAAACATTCACCTGACACATTCCAATCCTTGGTTTGTGTTGGGTTCAATTTTTCTGAGTTTCCAGTTTACTTGAACAGCCGTAATACTCACCTTTTGGCATTTGATGTATGGTCTTTGATAACCAAGAATAATCGATGTCCTAATATGACTTTTGTTCCTCTACTTTATCAGTGTGCATTCATTTTACTATACAGACCATTGGAAATGCTAATCCATTGCTCACTCAATTCTGTGATTTTTGGTGATCGCAGGTAAGGAAATTAGAAGTATTCCTCTTGAACTGTTGGCTTAAGCAAGGAGTAAGACCCATTAGTCATCGCCTATTGCCAGACACTAAACAGTGCATTAAAGATCTGTAACCTCTTtagtatttttgaaaattttgcccTGTAGATATTCATGAACGACTGAAAAGAAACATTCTTTTTGTCCACCATTCATT comes from the Benincasa hispida cultivar B227 chromosome 5, ASM972705v1, whole genome shotgun sequence genome and includes:
- the LOC120078748 gene encoding phosphatidylglycerophosphate phosphatase 1, chloroplastic isoform X2 — protein: MITHSICAVSLPSCSSSRSIPFHQTHLPRKNTSFASISLIRNCSQFNDLCVHSFTPTPATSCGKNHNPNNAEPDPSRNQRLFQQFYLSFNSNNVPDKNPSTNNQKDLGQEDQNRGVKKSKGLFTNMWWVNLKSAIGQRLNIEGIVSSAAVITKDRHLALPHVVVPDVRYIDWVELHRRGFKGVVFDKDNTITAPYCLTIWAPLKSSLEQCKSVFGHNVAVFSNSAGLCEYDHDGSKAKALEGSIGIKVIRHRVKKPAGTAEEIEKHFGFTSSQLIMVGDRPFTDMVFGNRNGFLTILTEPLSVSGETFVVR
- the LOC120078748 gene encoding phosphatidylglycerophosphate phosphatase 1, chloroplastic isoform X1 is translated as MITHSICAVSLPSCSSSRSIPFHQTHLPRKNTSFASISLIRNCSQFNDLCVHSFTPTPATSCGKNHNPNNAEPDPSRNQRLFQQFYLSFNSNNVPDKNPSTNNQKDLGQEDQNRGVKKSKGLFTNMWWVNLKSAIGQRLNIEGIVSSAAVITKDRHLALPHVVVPDVRYIDWVELHRRGFKGVVFDKDNTITAPYCLTIWAPLKSSLEQCKSVFGHNVAVFSNSAGLCEYDHDGSKAKALEGSIGIKVIRHRVKKPAGTAEEIEKHFGFTSSQLIMVGDRPFTDMVFGNRNGFLTILTEPLSVSGETFVVRQVRKLEVFLLNCWLKQGVRPISHRLLPDTKQCIKDL